From a region of the Phaseolus vulgaris cultivar G19833 chromosome 6, P. vulgaris v2.0, whole genome shotgun sequence genome:
- the LOC137833490 gene encoding cation/H(+) antiporter 24-like, whose product MTRLYPSHSLVQASNGWHQHFNHSRIMQEQFINVTTKGNSTISFPIVCHNLNSQSSGIFYGDNPLSHSFSVVIFNLAFINLITHFIGVLLKPLRQPFIISQMLGGIILGPSFLGHSIWYQRHMTTDTAQFIMNNLGMMGFMFFIFIYGVKADLDILKRIGKLHISAAVVGLIIPAGVVFAVALRMRKNMDEDLAKVSSLAAVAGYFGFSTFPVLYHILQEFNLLNTQVGRISLSIAMIGDMIGCVFILLFEAASQEVKIIKSVWYFTSLVLIIAFLSLCVRPAMIWINKNTPEGQLQESIIVAILLGTYVMGFLTDFFGIAIVNGTLFLGLAIPDGPQVGAALEKKTATIISDILLPFSFILVGSNTDIYAMTASGWSTFSPLFIMIIIGYFLKFFTTWVTLHLFRVPFRDGLILSLILSLRGQVELILFVHWTHKSIIKVPSFSILVLMTLLLTSAFCPLISILYDPTKPYMVNQRRNIQNHPPDTELRIMLCIFDTDVIHGLIHLLDISNPTQDFPFSVSVHKLTELLGRANPIFIDHKKQKVPPSYQWDNTIHVLERHQELKGAFMKLHFFTTVTPKNAMFGDICELAIEQEASLIILPFNLDVVHNHAVKTVNSQLLKNSPCSVAIFVDKGFLNTHNTLGSFRQTKHRFAVFFLGGGDSREALVYADRMLAHHEVSLTVIRFLSHNFIGYNESEKKLDDGIVTWFWVKNEINQRMVYREVMVKNGEETIGAIQAMNDGAFDLFIVGRKQGINPILLTGLSEWTESEELGLIGDYVSSPDFFGSASVLVVQQQILRDTELRIMLCIFDTDVIHGLIHLLDISNPTQDFPFSVSVHKLTELLGRANPIFIDHKKQKVPPSYQWDNTIHVLERHQELKGAFMKLHFFTTVTPKNAMFGDICELAIEQEASLIILPFNLDVVHNHAVKTVNSLVLRNSPCSVAIFVDRGFLNINTTIGSFPQTKHRFAVFFLGGGDSREALVYADRMLAHHEVSLTVIRFLSHNFIGYNEIEKKLDDGIVTWFWVKNEINQRMVYREVMVKNGEETIAAIQAMNDGAFDLLIVGRKQGINPILLTGLSEWTESEELGLIGDYVSSADFFGSASVLVIQQQILRG is encoded by the exons ATGACAAGGCTATACCCATCACACAGTTTGGTACAAGCATCGAATGGATGGCATCAACACTTCAATCATTCTAGGATCATGCAAGaacaatttattaatgttaCCACAAAGGGAAACTCCACAATTTCTTTCCCCATTGTCTGTCATAACTTAAATTCTCAGTCTTCGGGCATCTTTTATGGTGACAATCCTTTATCTCACTCCTTCTCAGTCGTAATTTTCAATCTCGCATTCATCAACCTCATCACTCATTTTATCGGAGTTCTTCTTAAGCCCCTTAGACAACCTTTTATCATATCTCAAATGCTA GGTGGTATCATTCTTGGACCTTCCTTTCTGGGGCACAGTATATGGTACCAACGTCACATGACAACCGACACAGCCCAATTCATAATGAACAATCTTGGTATGATGGGATTCATGTTCTTTATATTCATATATGGTGTGAAGGCAGATCTAGATATTCTGAAAAGAATAGGGAAATTGCACATATCTGCTGCAGTGGTTGGCCTTATAATTCCCGCAGGGGTAGTGTTTGCTGTGGCACTAAGGATGAGAAAGAACATGGACGAAGATTTGGCAAAGGTAAGTTCACTTGCAGCAGTAGCGGGGTACTTTGGGTTCTCAACATTCCCTGTTCTCTACCACATCCTCCAAGAGTTTAACCTTCTAAATACACAAGTGGGGCGAATATCATTGTCCATAGCAATGATTGGTGACATGATTGGTTGTGTTTTTATCTTATTGTTTGAGGCAGCATCTCAAGAAGTAAAGATAATAAAAAGCGTTTGGTATTTTACTTCTCTTGTGCTGATCATAGCGTTCCTTTCACTTTGTGTTAGACCTGCTATGATATGGATCAACAAGAATACTCCTGAAGGGCAGCTACAAGAATCCATTATAGTTGCCATTCTTCTAGGGACTTATGTTATGGGATTCTTAACTGACTTCTTTGGCATAGCCATTGTTAATGGAACATTGTTTTTAGGCTTGGCAATTCCAGATGGGCCTCAGGTGGGAGCAGCACTTGAAAAGAAGACCGCAACAATTATCTCTGATATTCTTCTACCATTCTCATTCATTTTGGTGGGATCAAATACTGATATTTATGCCATGACTGCTTCTGGTTGGTCCACTTTTTCACCATTGTTTATAATGATTATTATTGGATACTTCCTTAAATTCTTCACCACATGGGTTACTTTACATCTCTTCCGAGTGCCATTCAGGGATGGACTAATCCTTAGCCTCATTCTGAGCTTAAGAGGCCAGGTTGAACTTATATTGTTTGTGCATTGGACACACAAAAGT ATCATAAAGGTGCCAAGCTTCTCAATTTTGGTTCTTATGACATTATTATTGACATCAGCTTTCTGTCCTTTGATCTCTATATTATATGATCCAACAAAGCCATACATGGTGAACCAAAGGAGGAACATTCAAAACCACCCTCCAGACACAGAGCTTAGAATAATGTTATGCATTTTTGATACTGACGTCATACATGGTCTCATACATCTACTTGATATCTCCAATCCAACACAAGACTTCCCATTTTCAGTGTCAGTTCATAAACTCACTGAGCTTCTAGGTCGAGCCAACCCTATTTTCATAGACCATAAAAAGCAAAAAGTGCCTCCCAGTTATCAATGGGATAACACCATACACGTGCTTGAACGTCATCAAGAACTTAAAGGAGCCTTCATGAAGCTTCATTTCTTCACAACTGTGACCCCAAAGAACGCGATGTTCGGAGATATATGCGAGCTTGCCATAGAACAAGAAGCTTCTTTAATCATCTTACCTTTCAACCTTGATGTCGTCCATAACCATGCAGTTAAAACAGTGAATTCACAATTGTTGAAGAATTCACCTTGCTCAGTTGCAATTTTCGTTGACAAGGGTTTTCTTAACACCCACAACACCCTAGGAAGTTTTCGTCAAACTAAACATCGATTTGCCGTATTTTTCCTAGGGGGTGGAGATTCCAGAGAGGCTCTTGTTTATGCAGATAGGATGCTTGCTCACCATGAGGTGTCTCTCACTGTTATAAGGTTTCTCTCTCACAACTTTATAGGGTACAATGAAAGCGAGAAGAAGCTGGATGATGGAATTGTGACCTGGTTCTGGGTTAAGAATGAGATTAATCAGAGAATGGTGTATCGAGAAGTGATGGTTAAAAATGGAGAAGAAACAATCGGAGCAATTCAAGCTATGAATGATGGTGCTTTTGATCTTTTCATAGTGGGAAGGAAACAAGGGATAAACCCTATTCTTCTCACTGGATTATCAGAATGGACTGAAAGTGAAGAGTTGGGACTCATAGGAGACTATGTTTCATCCCCAGATTTTTTTGGCTCAGCTTCTGTTTTAGTTGTTCAACAACAAATCTTAAGAG aCACAGAGCTTAGAATAATGTTATGCATTTTTGATACTGACGTCATACATGGTCTCATACATCTACTTGATATCTCCAATCCAACACAAGACTTCCCATTTTCAGTGTCAGTTCATAAACTCACTGAGCTTCTAGGTCGAGCCAACCCTATTTTCATAGACCATAAAAAGCAAAAAGTGCCTCCCAGTTATCAATGGGATAACACCATACACGTGCTTGAACGTCATCAAGAACTTAAAGGAGCCTTCATGAAGCTTCATTTCTTCACAACTGTGACCCCAAAGAACGCGATGTTCGGAGATATATGCGAGCTTGCCATAGAACAAGAAGCTTCTTTAATCATCTTACCTTTCAACCTTGATGTCGTCCATAACCATGCAGTTAAAACAGTGAATTCACTAGTGTTGAGGAATTCACCTTGCTCAGTTGCAATTTTCGTTGACAGGGGTTTTcttaacatcaacaccaccataGGAAGTTTTCCTCAAACTAAACATCGATTTGCCGTATTTTTTCTAGGGGGTGGAGATTCCAGAGAGGCTCTTGTTTATGCAGATAGGATGCTTGCTCACCATGAGGTGTCTCTCACTGTTATAAGGTTTCTCTCTCACAACTTTATAGGGTACAATGAAATCGAGAAGAAGCTTGATGATGGAATTGTGACCTGGTTCTGGGTTAAGAATGAGATTAATCAGAGAATGGTGTATAGAGAAGTGATGGTAAAAAATGGAGAAGAAACAATCGCAGCAATTCAAGCTATGAATGATGGTGCTTTTGATCTTTTGATAGTGGGAAGGAAACAAGGGATAAACCCTATTCTTCTCACTGGATTATCAGAATGGACTGAAAGTGAAGAGTTGGGACTCATAGGAGATTATGTTTCATCTGCAGATTTTTTTGGCTCAGCTTCTGTTTTAGTTATTCAACAACAAATCTTAAGAGGCTAA